The Ketobacter alkanivorans genome includes the window GTCGCTGTTGCACCCCAGCAAGGCCTGGTTGATTGCCGGGTTGATTGGCATCGGAGCCATGCTGCAGACGTTGTTAGCGTATGGCTTGATTCTTCGATTTACGCGTTTTCCCAACTGGGTTCGCAGCACCGATCCGATGATGTTCGCCTTGATGGGGGGGCCGGTGGCTTGTTTGGCATCCAGCGGTGTTGGAGTGGCAACCCTGTTCGGGTTTGGCGTTGTTGGCAGCACCGAGGTGGTCGACAACTGGGTGAACTGGTGGGTTGGGGATGCTATCGGGGTCATGTGTGTTGCGCCGTTGATTCTGGCGGTGAAAGGGCACAGTAAGTGGTCATCGGATACCCGGCTGACCAGCTTTATTCTGCTGTATGTGGTGTTGGTCACCCTGGCCAGCTCCAGTTTTATTTATTTTCGCTCGGAACATCAGCGCTGGGTGGGCAACCTGTTTGCAGAGCGTGCCGCCAGTATGCATCGCGCCATTCAGAAACAGCTTAATACCATTTCTCATGTCTCCCACACCTTGGTGGGCCTTTACTCTACTTTTGATGAGGTGCGTTACGAGCAATTTTATCGCTATGCCGAGGAGCTTTATGAGCACGTGCCGGGAACACAGGCGTTGTCATGGGTTCCCATTGTGCCGCACAGCGAACGAGCCAGCTATGAAGCCAGAATGAGTCAGCATTTGGGGCAGCCGTTTCATTTCAGGCAGCTTACGGCGGGGAAAAAAATGGAGACTGCGGCGGTGCGGGATCGGTATTTTCCGGTTTACTACATTACGCCATTGGAGGGTAACGAGCAGGCCCACGGCTTTGATCTGGGATCTCATCCGGGCCGCCTGCTGGCCATTGAACAGGCGATCGCCAATCAGGAAATGATCAGTACCGAGCCGATTACATTGGTGCAGGAGCGGGGCTCACAGCCGGGGTTTCTGTTACTGACGCCGGTGATAGAAAACGGTGTGGTGACCAGTTTGATCTCTTGTGTGTATTTGGCCAGAGATATGCTGGATGCTGCGTTCAACCTGAGTGACCTGGAGCAGATCTCGGTCAGCATCGAGGATGTGACATCGCGAGGCAATCCGCAGCAGCTGTATGATGATACGGTGCAGCCCACGGCCCAGCGCATCATCCATCATTTGCCCTTTGCCAGACGAATGTGGCAGATCACCTATTCGCCTGGCATTGAATACCTGAATAAGACCCGTGATAACGCAAGCTGGATAGTGTTGGTGTCCGGGTTTTTAGTGGTGTCGGTATTCGGTATGTTCCTGCTGCTGGTGATGACCCAAAAATCCACGGTCGAGAATGAGGTTCTGCAGCAGACGGCGGTATTGCAGAATGCCCTTGAGAAAGCCGAGCACGCCAGCAAAATCAAAAGTAACTTTCTTGCCAGCATGTCTCATGAGCTGCGCACGCCGCTTAATTCCATTATTGGATTCAGTGTGCGTTCTCAGAAGAAGCTGGAGGGCAGCTCCGAGGAGCGGGTATTGGATTCCTTGGGGTTGATTGAAAAAAATGGCCGTCATTTGCTGAGCCTGATTAACGACATACTTGACCTGTCCAAAATTGAAGAGGGCAAACTACAGATCGAGAGAGGGCCGGTGCTGATCACCGAGGTCACTCAGGATGTGATCCGTTTGCTGCTGCCGCTGGCAGACGAGCGGGGCCTTAGTTTGCAACTGATACCCGGCTCGGTGGACTTGATGCAGGTGGATCGTAAGCGCTTTTCTCAGATATTGATCAACCTGCTCTCCAATGCGATCAAATTTACCGAGCAGGGCGGCATCACCATTCGTTATGAGCGCCGCAGTTATAACGGTATCGAGGGGGTGTGTCTGGAGGTATCGGACACCGGCAGAGGCATCAGCAGTGATGATGTGAAACGGCTGTTTCGGCGTTTTGAACAACTGGGGAATGATTTCAGTAATCAGGATCTGGGCAGCGGTCTGGGTTTATCTTTGGTGCAGGAGCTGGTGCATATGCATGGCGGCAATATTGAGGTAAGCAGCAAACCTGGGCAAGGCACGGTGTTCAATCTGTGGTTCCCCTCCGCTTGATGATGCAGGGTGGTTAAACAGGCCATTTTTGCGTGCTTATTCGGCCTGTAGACAACTCTTTTTTGCTTGTATGCCTCGGAGTCTCTAGTATCCATGATCATAGCGATGTTGATTAACGCCTGCGTGAGGATTCAGAGTGCAAAAATTACCCCGCAATAAGAGTAACGATTACACCCCAGAGATGGCGGCCGAACGCCGTGCCGTGGTCAATGCTGAAACCGGTGCAGAATTAACCCATGTGGGTTCTTATTCCATCGATCCAGGCCTGCTGCCGGGCAATATTGAAAACTTCGTGGGGGTGGCGCAGGTGCCACTGGGCTTTGCCGGCCCCATGCTGGTGAATGGTGAGCACGCTCAGGGTGAGTTTTACGTGCCCATGGCTACCTCCGAGGGCACCCTGGTGGCCAGTTACAGCCGTGGCATGCGCCTGACCCGTGAAGCCGGCGGCATCAAAACCACGGTGATTGACGATGCCATGCAGCGGGCGCCGGTGTTTATTTTTGAAGATGCCCGTGCCGCGTTGAAATTCGGGCGCTGGGTGGAAGATAACTTTGAGGCGATCAAAGCCAAGGCAGAAGAGACCACCTCGTCCGGCAAGCTGCGCAATATCGAACAGTATGCCGCGGCCAAAATGCGCTGGCTGCGCTTTAACTTTACCTGTGGCGATGCCGCGGGCCAGAACATGGTGAGCAAGGCCACCCGCCATGCCTGCATGTGGATGTTGGATCAGGGCATTCCGGGATTGGAAAATTTCAGTCTGGCAGCCAACTTTGATACCGATAAAAAACACTCTTTTGTCAACAGCTTACACACCCGTGGCAAGCGCGCCGTGGCAGAAGTCACCCTGCCGGGTGAGCTGGTGAAAGACATCATGCACACTACCCCCCAAGACCTGTTTCGGCAGCGTCAGTATTCCAATATGGGGGCCTTGATGGCGGGCTCGGTGTGCAACGGTGCCCACTTTGCCAATGGTATTACGGCCATGTTCATCGCCTGCGGTCAGGATGTGGCCAATGTGGCGGAATCGTCTGCCGGGATCGTCTACAGCGAAGTCACCGAGCAGGGCGATTACTACTTTGCGGCCACTATACCGTCGCTGGTGGTAGCCACCTATGGCGGTGGCACGGGGCTGCCCACCCAGCGCGAGTGTCTGGATGTGTTGGGCTGTTACGGTAAGGGCGGGGTACACAAGTTCGCCGAGATCGTGGCGGCCACGGTGTTGTGCGGCGAGTTGTCACTGGCGTCTGCTATCGTGGCCGACGAGTGGGTGTCCAGCCACGATGCCTATGGGCGTAACCGCCCCTAGTGATTCGAGTGGGGGGCGGTGTTGCTGCTGGCCTGGTTTCAGTTTGACGAGTATTTACCGTTGAAATACTTGATCACTAAGCCAGCGCTGTTAGCCAGGTTGACCGGCGCAGCGAAGGCACACCATTTCGTGTCTTTTTCGAAACCGGATACGGTTTTTTTCGATCCCTTAAAGTGGAACTGTGCCCAGCGCAGGCTCTCGGCATTGGGGCCCACGGTTTGATCCGGGTCCATGGCTTGATAGGGATCGTTGATCCAGTCACACACTTTGCAGGTGTTTTTGTTCTCTTCCAGTGATTTGTAGCCACAACAGGGGCATGTAAATTTCATGATCGTTCTCGGCTGATACTACTGTTTGTTGGTTCACTCAGTAATATTAGACGTTCCCGGTGCCCAATTGGTCACGTAAATAGTCACAAATCGTTTTGCGGGGTTATGAATGTTCTAAATCCGCACTGCGTTGGGTTTTGACGCCAACGTGCCGCACACTGCCCTTGTGATCTGCGCCACATCCTCATCGGCGTGCAACCCCCTACACATTCACCACTGGAATCAGCAGCTCCCGCTGTTTTTGCTCACGGCGGGTTTGTCGCCTGCCCTGCAGTATCAGGCCACTAAAACCCAGCACCAATGCCAGCAGCATGGCCGCAACCCATGACAGGGATGAGAGGGGATGCTGCGCCAGTGTCGCCAGTTGGAAAAAGATCACCGCGCTGGCGTAACCGATCAGCAGGCTCCAGCCCAGGGTAAATGCGGCCCAAAAGCCGTTCAGCTCTTTATAGATGGCACCGAAGGTGGCCACGCAGGGCGCATACAGCAATATAAACAGCAGGTAGGCGAAAGCCCCGGCGGACCCGGCGAACAGGAGTTTCATGGTGCCCAGGGTGGACAGGCTCACCGCTTGTGCCTGGGCGGCTTCGGATGCGTTTTCAATATTGCCTACGCTGAGCCCCAGCGGATCGGCCAGTTGATCCAGCAGGCCGGACAGGTTATCGGGCACGGTGTGCCAGGCGGCCAGCAGCGCTGCTCCCAAATGGAATGCCGGTGGTGGCGCTGAGCTGTCGGCGTTCATATCTGTGTACAGCGCATCCAATGTGCCCACCACCACTTCTTTGGCGAACAGGCCGGTGAAAATACCCACCGTGGCAGGCCAGTTGTCGGCTTGCAAACCCATGGGTTCGAACAGGGGGGTAATGGTTTTGCCGATGGCTGAGATCACCGATTGGCTGCTGTTCTGATGGCCGAAACTGCCATCGGTGCCGACAGAGTTGAGTACATTCAGAATTAACACCACGGCGACAATGGCTTTGCCCGCTCGCAGCATAAAGCCTTTCAGGCGTTGCCAGGTGCGGATGCTGAGGTTTTTCAGGGTAGGAATATGGTAGGGCGGCAGCTCCATGATGAACGGTGACACCGAGCCGGGCATGATGGTGCGACGCACAATGAAGGCCGACAGAATCGCCAGCGCGATGCCGATGATATACAGCAAAAACACCACGTTTTGGCCATTACGGGGGAAGAACGCCGCCGCGAACAGAGCGTACACCGTGAGGCGTGCGCCACAGGACATGAACGGTGCCATGACAATGGCGGTGAGGCGATCGTTGTGATGTTCGAGGGTGCGCGCCGCCATAACACTGGGCACGTTGCAGCCGAAGCCCACAATTAAAGGCACAAACGCTTTGCCCGGCAGGCCCACGCTGCGCATCACCCGATCCACAATAAACGCGGCCCGAGCCATGTAGCCGGAATCCTCCAGAAACGACAGGCAGAAAAACAGCCCGGCTATGATGGGGATAAAGGACGCCACCAGTTGTACGCCGCCACCCATGCCATCACTCAATACGGTAATCAGCCAGTTGGGCAGGTGTAGGGAGGTCAGAGCGCTGCGCAGGCCATCCACAAAAATGGCACCGGCGACACCATCAAAAAAGTCCACAAACGCGTTGCCTACGTTCACACTCAGCATAAACATCAGGTACATCACCCCCAGAAACAGAGGAATGCCCAGTACACGGTTCAGAAACAGCCGATCAAGCCAGTCTGACAGGTTAATGCGCTGCGTTGTTTGGTGCGTAACGCTGTCTTGCACCACGGCATCGATCCAATGATAGCGGCTGTTCACCAAAGATTGATCCAGGTCTTCCCCCAGTTCAGCCTCCAGAGCCTGCACCGCGCTCAGAATATCGGCTCTCTCCTGCTCAGAAAAAAAGCCCAGTGCGCCTGCATCCTGTTCCAGTGCTGCCACGGCCAGCAAATGGTGGTTGAAGTTGTGCTGGCTGTGGCGTGCTGCCTGGGCAGCCATGCGCTCGATGGCGCGCTCCACCGGTGCTTGATACTGGAACGGACGCATGGGGCAGTGAGGCTTGGCTTGCATATTAGAGATCATATCCAACAGCACGCCCAGGCCATCGCTTTTGCTGGCGATGATGGGCACCACCGGGCAGCCCAACTGGCGCGACAGCTCATACGGATCAATATGCACCCCGTTCTGGTGGGCAACGTCAGTCATGTTCAGCGCTACCAGCATGGGCAGCGAAGCATCCAGTAACTGGGTGGTGAGGTACAGGTTGCGTTCGAGGTTGGAGGCATCGACGATATTGACGATCAGATTTGCCTGACCGGAGAAGATAAAGGTCTGGGCAATTTGCTCATCCAGCGAGGTGTCGTCGGCGCCCACATGCAGCGAGTAGGTGCCGGGCAGATCCACCAGCTCATAGTGCTGATCAGCGTGCCGAAACAGGCCGGTTTTCTTCTCTACAGTGACCCCGGGCCAGTTGCCCACCCGCTGGCGGGAGCCGGTGAGGGCGTTGAACAGGGTGGTTTTGCCGCAGTTGGGATTGCCCACCAGGCCGATGCTAAAAGGGGCAGCAGAAGGTTTGCTCACTGGCTTGCTCATAGACGTTCCACCTGTAGCCCTGCGGCCTCCATGCGGCGCAGACTCAGGCGAAAACCGCGCACATTGATTTCCACCGGGTCCCCCAGGGGAGCGACTCTTTCAAGGTTGAAACAGGTGCCGGGAATCAGGCCCATGCTCATGAGCTTTTTGCGGTAACTGTCTGTCAGGCCGTGATAACTCAATACGCGAGCGCTGTCGCCCACAGAAAGATCAGTGAAATTCAGGCTCATGGCACCGCTCCTCATGGCAGCATACTTCTCAGGATTTAAATGCTAATAATTCTCAGTTGTGCCCGCAACACATTGTCATCCAAACGGCAGCGTAAATGACGAAGTGCTGACGCGGATCAAGATCGCAGCGTGATTTATCCCCCCTAAAAAATCTTTATCTGGCCAAAACCCCGCACAATTTAATTCCAACTCACACAACGCTGTGCATATCTTAAAGTCGTGCAACGATCACGCTGCTCTTAAGAGCGAGAATCAAGGAAACTAATTTAACTGCCCCTCTTATTTTACTTTTGCATTTAAGTTAAATTAAGGCTCTCGCTTATTTTAACTTTAGTGCAACTTGAGAGGGCGTCATGGATCGCGGAAACACAGGCCAATACGTTGCCAGTATTGCCGGGGGCGTAAACTGTCAGGCATTTATTCCTGCCGCGCTGCCACCGCAGCCCGCGTTACAGCTGGATACCAAGCTTCAAGGGCGTATCAACCAAGCCATGCTTGCCCTTGGCCGCCTGGATGCCATCAGCACCTTACTGCCCGATGCGCGCCTGTTTCTATACAGTTATGTACGCAAAGAAGCCGTTATGTCCTCCCAAATCGAGGGCACCCAATCCTCCCTAAGTGACCTAATGCTCTACGAAATGGAAGGCGTACCCGGCGTACCCATGGATGACGTACAAGAAGTATCCTGCTACGTCAGTGCCTTGGCACTGGGTGTACAGCGAATTCGAGAAGGCCACCCTATTACCTTTCGTTTAATCACCGAAATGCATAAAGCCTTGATGACCTCAGGCCGAGGCATCAGCAAAGGGCCGGGGGAATTCCGCAAAAATCAGGTCTGGATTGGTGGCCATCGTGCCGACGAAGCCACCTTTGTGCCCACCCCCGCCAACGAGCTGGCCAACTGCTGGGCCGAGCTGGAACGCTTTCTTAATGACGTACCCGAAACCACCGACCCACTGATCAAAGCCGCACTCGCCCACGTGCAGTTTGAAACCATTCACCCCTTTATGGATGGTAATGGCCGCCTGGGGCGCTTACTGATCCCACTGATACTGGTGGCTGCCAATGTATTAGCCGAGCCACTGCTTTACCTGTCGGTATTTTTCAAAAAACACCGACAGGTATACTATGACCGACTGCAACAAGTTCGCCTAAGTGGCGACTGGGAAGGCTGGCTGCTGTTCTTTGTTGATGCAGTGGCCGAAACCGCCAATCAGGCCGTAAGCACCGCCCAACAGCTTAACCAACTGCGCCAGATACACCGCGCGCAGCTCACAAGCCTTGGGCGCATGGCAGGCTCCGCCCAACAAGTACTGGACGTACTGTTTGAATACCCCATTGCCAACATCAACACCCTGGTGAAGCACAGCGGTATTACCGCCGCCACCGCAGGCAAAGTCATGGATAAACTAGCACAACCCGAGCTGGCACTGGTACGCGAACTCACCGGCCAAAAGCGCAACCGCGTATTTGCCTATAGCGCCTATATCGACATCTTAAATCAGGATTAACCGAGAAAACCAACGGGAACAACCAATGACAAGCTTACAACAACGCGCCGCCCTGCAACGCCAAATCTGGGCCATTGCCAACGATGTACGCGGCGCCGTGGATGGCTGGGATTTCAAACAATACGTACTGGGCACCTTGTTTTATAGGTTTATCAGTGAAAACTTCAGCGCCTATATCGAAGCCGGTGACGACAGCATCCACTACGCCGAGCTGCCCGACAGCGTGATCACGCCCGACATTAAAGACGATGCCATCAAAACCAAGGGGTATTTTATTTACCCCAGCCAGTTGTTTGCCAACGTGGTTAAAGGCGCCAACACCAACGAGAGCCTGAACACCGATCTGGCCGCCCTGTTTGCCGCCATCGAAGCCTCCGCCAGCGGCTACCCGTCTGAAGACGACATCAAAGGCCTGTTTGCCGATTTTGACACCACCAGCAATCGCCTCGGCAACACCGTTAAAGACAAAAACCTCCGCTTGGCCCATGTGCTCAAAGGTGTGGCAGGCCTGGATTTCGGTGACTTCCACGGCAGCCAGATCGACCTGTTCGGCGACGCCTACGAGTTTTTGATCTCCAACTACGCCGCCAATGCCGGTAAATCCGGCGGTGAGTTTTTTACCCCGCAGCACGTCTCCAAACTCATAGCCCAGCTGGCCATGCACAAGCAAACCAGCGTCAATAAAATCTACGACCCAGCAGCAGGCAGCGGCTCACTGCTGCTGCAAGCCAAAAAGCATTTCGATGCCCACATTATTGAAGAGGGTTTCTTCGGCCAGGAGATCAACCACACCACCTATAACCTGGCGCGCATGAACATGTTTTTGCACAACATCAACTACGACAAATTCAATATGCAGCTGGGCAACACTCTAACCGAACCCCATTTTCTGGACGACAAACCCTTTGATGCTATTGTCTCCAACCCGCCCTATTCGGTGAAATGGAAAGGCAGTGATGACCCCACCCTGATCAACGACGACCGCTTTGCCCCCGCCGGTGTATTAGCGCCCAAATCCAAAGCCGACTTTGCCTTTGTGCTGCACGCGCTCAGCTACCTGTCAAGCAAAGGCCGCGCTGCCATTGTCTGCTTTCCCGGTATTTTTTACCGCGGCGGTGCCGAACAGAAAATCCGTAAATATCTGGTGGATAACAACTATGTGGAAACGGTCATCTCGCTGGCGCCCAACCTATTCTTTGGCACCACCATCGCCGTGAATATCCTGGTGCTCTCCAAACACAAAACCGACACCACCACCCAGTTTATAGATGCCAGTGGCCTGTTTAAAAAAGAAACCAATAACAACACCCTCACCGATGCCCACATCCAAAAGATCATGGATGCGTTCGATAGCAAAGCGAATATCGATCACTTTGCCCTTTCCGTGCCTTTTGAGCAGGTTGCCGCCAACGATTACAACCTGTCGGTGAGTAGCTATGTGGAGGCCAAAGACACCCGTGAAGTGGTGGATATCACCGCGCTGAATGCCGAACTAAAAACCACCGTCGCCAGAATTACCCAACTTCGCCAAGACATCGATGCGATTGTGGCGGAGATTCAGGGGGAGGAACAGGACGCATGAGCAACATAAGCTTTATGAAAAAGTTGCTGGATGGAGTTGAGGTGGAGTGGATGGAATTAGGAAGTCTTTGCGTAAGCATTTCATCCGGTAAAAACAAGAAAAAAAGTGAAGAAGGGCTCTATCCTGTTTTTGGTTCGACAGGTGTAATTGGAAGAACGGATAGCAAAGTCTATGATACAGAGCAGATTTTAGTTGCGCGTGTTGGAGCCAATGCTGGGCGTGTCTATATAGCTCATGGTGAGTATGACGTATCTGACAATACGCTAATTGTGCAAAACAAAGGATGCGTTGTTCTGAAGTATTTGTATTACTATCTTGTGAATATTAGGTTAAACCAATTTGCTCAGGGTGCTGGCCAGCCCTTGATAACAGGGGGGCAACTGAAAGGCTTATCGATCCCCATCCCCTGCCCAAACAACCCCAAAAAATCGCTGGCAATCCAGGCCGAAATTGTCCGCATTCTTGACGCATTTACCGCCATGACCGCCGAGCTGACCGCCGAGCTGACCGCCGAGCTTAACCTGCGCAAAAAACAATACAACCACTATCGCGACCAGTTGCTGAGTTTTGAAGAAGGGGAAGTGGAGTGGAAAAATCTAGAAGATGTCGCTTCATTTAGGCGCGGCTCATTCCCCCAGCCCTATGGAAACAGTGAATGGTATGACGGAGATGGCTGTATGCCATTCGTTCAGGTTGCTGATGTTGCCGATTTCGGTTTTAGACTTCACCAACAAACGAAGCAGCAGATTTCGAGGCTTGCACAGCCTAAAAGTGTATTAGTTGAAAAAGGTACTGTTATTGTTTCGCTACAAGGTACGATTGGGCGTGTTGCCATCACCCAATATGACTGTTACGTTGATAGAACCCTAGCAATATTCAAAAACTACAAAGCAGCCATAAATAAAAAATATTTTGCTCATCAGCTAAAAGCCAAATTTGATTTAGAAAAAGAGTTTGCCAGAGGAAGCACTTTGAAAACTATCACAAAGGAGGAGTTTTCGAAGTTCCAGATACCTATCCCACCTATTGAAGAACAGAATCGCATTGTCTCACTTTTGGATAAATTCGATACTTTGACCCATTCAATCAAAGAAGGCCTACCCCGCGAAATCGAACTGCGCCAGAAGCAATACGAGTATTATCGCGATTTGCTGCTGAGCTTTCCTAAGCCGGATGCAGAGGTGGCAGCCTGAGATGAGCAAGACGCTGACAGAAATTGCGGAGCAGTTAAATGCGCCCAGAATGGTGAAGAATAAGAAGACCACCGAGGTCGAAGTCGTCACGCAAGTGCCGAAAGTACAGCTAATCTACGCATTCAACGGCACGGGCAAAACCCGTCTTTCTCGTGAGTTCAAGCAGCTGGTTGCACCCAAAGGCAATGGCGATGATGACGAAGCCATTTCGCCACGGGAGAAAATCCTCTACTACAACGCCTTCACTGAAGATCTCTTTTACTGGGATAACGATTTAGAAGAGGATGCAGCCCCTAAGCTGAAAATTCAGCCGAATACCTATACCGACTGGTTACTCACCTTGCTGAACGACCTTGGGCAAGATGCGAATATCGTTAAATACTTCCAGCACTTCGCAAATGACAAGTTAACCCCGCATTTCAGTGAAGACTATGCCGAAGTCACCTTTACCCTGGAGCGAGGTGACGATAAAGGCACGGAGCCACTGAAAATATCCAAGGGTGAAGAAAGTAACTTTATCTGGAGTGTTTTCTACACGCTGTTGGATCAGGTGATTGCCATCCTCAATGTCGCAGAGCCAGAGAATCGTGAGACTAGGCAGTTTGATCAGCTGGAGTATGTGTTTATTGATGATCCCGTAAGTTCATTGGATGAAAACCACTTGATCGAACTGGCCGTCAACTTGGCTGGGCTGATCAAGTCCAGCAAGTCTAACTTGAAGTTCATTATCACCACCCACAGCCCGCTTTTTTATAACGTGCTCTACAACGAGCTAAACAGTAAAGCCTGTTATCTGTTGGAACGGTTTGAAGATGGCTCCTTTGCGCTGCTGGATAAGCACGGCGATTCCAATAAGAGCTTCTCTTATCACCTGTATTTGAAACAGACACTGGAAAAAGCCATCGCTGAAAACACTGTGCAGAAGTACCACTTCACACTTTTACGTAACCTGTATGAAAAGACGGCAAGCTTTCTGGGTTATCCAAAATGGTCAGAACTCCTGCCCGATGACAAGCAGGCGTATTTAAACCGCATTATTCAATTTACCAGTCATTCAACACTATCGAATGAAGTCGTCGCCGAACCAAGTGGGCCTGAAAAGAATACGGTAGGCTTGTTACTGAATCACTTGGTCAGCAATTACGGCTTTTGGCAGCAGGCAGACCCTACCGCCAGCGCGACCGTGGAGCCACAAGGATAACGCCATGCCTAACCTGAGCCTACAAGACCAAGCCACCGAGTTTCTGCTCTATACCGCCCCCACAGGCGAGGTGAAAGTCGAGGTACTGCTGAGCGGTGAAACCCTCTGGCTGACCCAAAAACGCATGGCCGAGCTGTTTGGTGTGGGCGTGCCTGCCATCTCCAAACACCTGAAAAACATCTTTGAAAGCAATGAGTTACAGGAGGAAGTGGTTGTTTCCATTTTGGAAAATACCACTGAACACGGCGCCGTGGCGGGCCTGACCCAAACCCAGCAGGTGAAATACTACAACCTGGATGCGGTTATATCCGTGGGCTATCGGGTCAACTCGGCGCAGGCCACCCAGTTCCGTATCTGGGCGACGGCGCTCATCAAGGATTACATCATCAAGGGCTTTGCCATGGATGATGAACGCTTAAAGAATGGTCGATTTTTCGGTAAAGACTACTTCCGCGAGCTGCTGGAGCGGGTGCGCTCCATTCGTGCCAGTGAGCGGCGCATCTACCAGCAGATAACCGATATTTTTGCCGAATGCAGTATCGACTACGACCCCAAATCCAAAACCACCCAGCAGTTCTATGCCCATGTGCAAGATAAATTTCACTTTGCCATCACGGGCCATACCGCCGCCGAGATCATTTCGCTGAAAGCCGATGCCAGTAAACCCTTAATGTGCATGAGCACCTATAAAAATGCGCCCGCTGGCCGGGTGTTGAAGTCGGATACGACGGTGGCGAAAAATTACCTGAGTGAAGATGAAATCAAAAAACTGGAACGCGCCGTGTCGGCATTTTTTGACTATATCGAAGGCATTATCGAACGGCGTAATACCTCCGTGTTACCCACAATTAGTAGACATCCTTTATAGTTAGACTAACCACTATGGAGGTGTCCGAGATGGCACGCAAGAAGACCCAAGCTTATACCGAAGAATTCCGCCGAGAAGCGGTAAACAGAGCCTCGAAAGACGGCATTACTACTGCTCAGGTTGCAAAAGAGCTAGGAGTGAGTGCCCAGCAGATCTATAACTGGCGTCGTCAGTTCACCCGTCTTTCTGATAAGCAGTTCAATACGGTAGATGGTGTTGATTATTCTAAGCAGGAGAGTGAAGAAACGCGTAGGCTACGTCGGGAAAACAAGAAGCTCAAAGAGGAGTTGGAATTCCTAAAAAAGGCAGCTGCGTACTTCGCGAACGACCAAAAGTGAAGTACGC containing:
- a CDS encoding CPCC family cysteine-rich protein; translated protein: MKFTCPCCGYKSLEENKNTCKVCDWINDPYQAMDPDQTVGPNAESLRWAQFHFKGSKKTVSGFEKDTKWCAFAAPVNLANSAGLVIKYFNGKYSSN
- a CDS encoding CHASE domain-containing protein, which encodes MVSIRIPLMLVATAVGYWLLGIISGFFAIPPGYASPIWPAAGFALFMVFVGGLRVLPAIWIASFVLNIGFSDASLLHPSKAWLIAGLIGIGAMLQTLLAYGLILRFTRFPNWVRSTDPMMFALMGGPVACLASSGVGVATLFGFGVVGSTEVVDNWVNWWVGDAIGVMCVAPLILAVKGHSKWSSDTRLTSFILLYVVLVTLASSSFIYFRSEHQRWVGNLFAERAASMHRAIQKQLNTISHVSHTLVGLYSTFDEVRYEQFYRYAEELYEHVPGTQALSWVPIVPHSERASYEARMSQHLGQPFHFRQLTAGKKMETAAVRDRYFPVYYITPLEGNEQAHGFDLGSHPGRLLAIEQAIANQEMISTEPITLVQERGSQPGFLLLTPVIENGVVTSLISCVYLARDMLDAAFNLSDLEQISVSIEDVTSRGNPQQLYDDTVQPTAQRIIHHLPFARRMWQITYSPGIEYLNKTRDNASWIVLVSGFLVVSVFGMFLLLVMTQKSTVENEVLQQTAVLQNALEKAEHASKIKSNFLASMSHELRTPLNSIIGFSVRSQKKLEGSSEERVLDSLGLIEKNGRHLLSLINDILDLSKIEEGKLQIERGPVLITEVTQDVIRLLLPLADERGLSLQLIPGSVDLMQVDRKRFSQILINLLSNAIKFTEQGGITIRYERRSYNGIEGVCLEVSDTGRGISSDDVKRLFRRFEQLGNDFSNQDLGSGLGLSLVQELVHMHGGNIEVSSKPGQGTVFNLWFPSA
- a CDS encoding FeoA family protein, which encodes MSLNFTDLSVGDSARVLSYHGLTDSYRKKLMSMGLIPGTCFNLERVAPLGDPVEINVRGFRLSLRRMEAAGLQVERL
- a CDS encoding Fic family protein; this encodes MDRGNTGQYVASIAGGVNCQAFIPAALPPQPALQLDTKLQGRINQAMLALGRLDAISTLLPDARLFLYSYVRKEAVMSSQIEGTQSSLSDLMLYEMEGVPGVPMDDVQEVSCYVSALALGVQRIREGHPITFRLITEMHKALMTSGRGISKGPGEFRKNQVWIGGHRADEATFVPTPANELANCWAELERFLNDVPETTDPLIKAALAHVQFETIHPFMDGNGRLGRLLIPLILVAANVLAEPLLYLSVFFKKHRQVYYDRLQQVRLSGDWEGWLLFFVDAVAETANQAVSTAQQLNQLRQIHRAQLTSLGRMAGSAQQVLDVLFEYPIANINTLVKHSGITAATAGKVMDKLAQPELALVRELTGQKRNRVFAYSAYIDILNQD
- a CDS encoding hydroxymethylglutaryl-CoA reductase → MQKLPRNKSNDYTPEMAAERRAVVNAETGAELTHVGSYSIDPGLLPGNIENFVGVAQVPLGFAGPMLVNGEHAQGEFYVPMATSEGTLVASYSRGMRLTREAGGIKTTVIDDAMQRAPVFIFEDARAALKFGRWVEDNFEAIKAKAEETTSSGKLRNIEQYAAAKMRWLRFNFTCGDAAGQNMVSKATRHACMWMLDQGIPGLENFSLAANFDTDKKHSFVNSLHTRGKRAVAEVTLPGELVKDIMHTTPQDLFRQRQYSNMGALMAGSVCNGAHFANGITAMFIACGQDVANVAESSAGIVYSEVTEQGDYYFAATIPSLVVATYGGGTGLPTQRECLDVLGCYGKGGVHKFAEIVAATVLCGELSLASAIVADEWVSSHDAYGRNRP
- the feoB gene encoding Fe(2+) transporter permease subunit FeoB, producing MSKPVSKPSAAPFSIGLVGNPNCGKTTLFNALTGSRQRVGNWPGVTVEKKTGLFRHADQHYELVDLPGTYSLHVGADDTSLDEQIAQTFIFSGQANLIVNIVDASNLERNLYLTTQLLDASLPMLVALNMTDVAHQNGVHIDPYELSRQLGCPVVPIIASKSDGLGVLLDMISNMQAKPHCPMRPFQYQAPVERAIERMAAQAARHSQHNFNHHLLAVAALEQDAGALGFFSEQERADILSAVQALEAELGEDLDQSLVNSRYHWIDAVVQDSVTHQTTQRINLSDWLDRLFLNRVLGIPLFLGVMYLMFMLSVNVGNAFVDFFDGVAGAIFVDGLRSALTSLHLPNWLITVLSDGMGGGVQLVASFIPIIAGLFFCLSFLEDSGYMARAAFIVDRVMRSVGLPGKAFVPLIVGFGCNVPSVMAARTLEHHNDRLTAIVMAPFMSCGARLTVYALFAAAFFPRNGQNVVFLLYIIGIALAILSAFIVRRTIMPGSVSPFIMELPPYHIPTLKNLSIRTWQRLKGFMLRAGKAIVAVVLILNVLNSVGTDGSFGHQNSSQSVISAIGKTITPLFEPMGLQADNWPATVGIFTGLFAKEVVVGTLDALYTDMNADSSAPPPAFHLGAALLAAWHTVPDNLSGLLDQLADPLGLSVGNIENASEAAQAQAVSLSTLGTMKLLFAGSAGAFAYLLFILLYAPCVATFGAIYKELNGFWAAFTLGWSLLIGYASAVIFFQLATLAQHPLSSLSWVAAMLLALVLGFSGLILQGRRQTRREQKQRELLIPVVNV